The following are from one region of the Acidobacteriota bacterium genome:
- a CDS encoding IPT/TIG domain-containing protein: MTKKNFILPNFYRYLFIFWGIICFTTAQVKAQERLCDNAFEDCRTPLWRLIDAETVGIDVAFWFMQDTSYATKLISRKNAGVNVRVIVDPRANPTYFGNQQILDQLQAAGIPMRYKLNEGILHNKAMIFAGQGKVEFSGANYNAAFEPFTPYTNYQDEVIYFSDDPAVVNSFKTKFDDLWTDTVLYGNYANITGPLTRRYAITPIDPELNFPPSSLSTEDFRNRTVYLLNHETQKVDAIMYRITNQDFTNAMIAASNRGILTRLLTEPEQYRDPERLWHSWNVDQMYLAGVQVKHRKHLGLNHQKTVLLYGQGLTIFGSSNWTGPSSNYQQEHNYFTVKPWFFNFFVNEFERKWNSDIEMEPFVPLPPDAPTSRVPANGATDQPTSLALRWEGGYWAHKYDIYFGTNATPPLIAADVQTGSPGPGTAETFTVSGLAPGVTYYWRVVGKTMANRTAGSTVISFITASGSPPANPPTVASVMPTSGANFGGTTVTISGTGFASGASVSVGNLAATNINVVDSSTITARVPAHANGLVDVVVVNSNGGRGALSDAFTYTGSTTAPPPFINLIAPETGNPAGATTVTITGANFVTGATVLIGGQPATNVSVTNSGFTITATTPAHAAGLVDVVVTNPDNQSVSRLNAFKYVAPPSPPTINSITPNSGSASGDTLITISGTDFTYGATVKIDGVFATTITVLNSTTITARTPPHSAGAVDVVVANYYQGASVTAAGGFTYSPSSSTIPTITSVTPNSGTVDGGTQVTISGTQFVSGATVTFDGIAAANVNVASSTAITATTPPHSVGGVSVTVTNPNNESATLGGGYIYTSSTPLPDVVLYASEAGVRVGNFSVVADTTAAGGAAIANVDFGAPKLITALASPAHYFELTFNAQGGIPYRLWTRSKAANNSPYNDSYFVQFSDSVNSTNEAVFRINSTDSTVINLEDCSGCGLSNWGWQDNGWGVGAMGPVIYFQTTGTQTLRVQAREDGFSIDQIVLSPQTYLNSSPGALRDDNTILPETGVPPAATPTINSVTPNSGSSDGGTAITISGTNFVNGATVTLGGTAATNVSVLSSTTINATTPAHAAGIVNLVVTNPDNQSATLTNGFTYNAPPAPAPTITGISPNTGTVAGGLTVTISGTGFVSGATASFGGTPATNVNVVSATSITATTPAHTAGAVDVTVTNPDNQSATLTNGFTYTGSSPVPSFGQVFLVVEENHRYSDVIGNPAMPYLNTLASRYGLATNYFANTQPSIGNYFWLTTGQVITNDSNFSGPVTVDNIVRRLIADGKSWKSYAESLPSVGYTGGDQYPYVKRHNPFAYFSDVLDSPPQTNKLVPFAQFADDLANQQLPNYSFIVPNQLNNSHDCPQSTPNCTDTEKLARADGWLKTNIDPLIASPQFQQDGLLVIVFDESANDDLEHGGGHVAMLVVSSRTRQNHQSTTFYQHENTLRLIAEALGLTAYPGAAATAANMSEFFGGTNTAPILTGVTPNNGLINGGTSVSISGTGFVTGATVSFGGVAATNVTVVGSTTITATTPAHAGGAVNVTVTNPNSESATLTNGFTYTSTETVLLADDFNDNLLDTSKWLSNSVFSGFTDTSVLVVEKNQRLEIGALKQNLSGSHYNGVRSQTMYNFSGGYVYVELLQAPVATTAADAMVTIGKDENNYYRIYVESGNLICQKKVGGVKTNLFTMPYDAVNHRFMQIRHDSVTGNVIFETATGSGGVPGSWVVRATQAWNTASVPLASMLFELKAGTWQAEATAPGTVIFDNFKAAKP; the protein is encoded by the coding sequence ATGACTAAAAAAAATTTTATCCTCCCAAATTTTTATCGCTACCTTTTTATCTTTTGGGGAATCATTTGTTTTACAACCGCACAGGTCAAGGCTCAGGAGCGTTTGTGTGATAACGCTTTTGAAGATTGTCGCACCCCGCTCTGGCGGTTGATTGATGCGGAAACCGTTGGCATTGATGTGGCATTCTGGTTTATGCAGGATACGTCCTATGCGACAAAACTGATTAGCCGAAAAAATGCCGGAGTGAATGTGCGGGTTATCGTTGACCCGAGAGCCAATCCCACCTATTTCGGCAATCAACAAATTCTCGATCAATTACAAGCCGCAGGAATTCCTATGCGCTATAAATTGAACGAAGGCATCCTGCACAACAAAGCCATGATTTTTGCCGGGCAGGGCAAAGTCGAATTCAGCGGCGCAAATTATAACGCTGCCTTTGAGCCGTTCACGCCGTATACCAACTATCAGGATGAAGTCATCTATTTCAGCGATGACCCGGCGGTGGTGAATAGTTTTAAAACCAAATTTGACGATTTATGGACGGACACGGTTTTATATGGAAACTATGCCAACATCACCGGGCCATTAACTCGCAGGTATGCGATAACGCCAATTGACCCGGAGTTAAATTTTCCCCCCAGTTCTTTGAGTACAGAAGATTTTCGCAACCGTACGGTTTATCTCCTCAATCATGAAACTCAAAAAGTTGATGCCATCATGTATCGCATTACCAATCAGGATTTCACCAATGCGATGATTGCGGCTAGCAATCGCGGCATTCTTACACGCCTGTTAACCGAACCGGAGCAATACCGCGACCCTGAACGATTATGGCATTCGTGGAATGTCGATCAGATGTATCTGGCAGGGGTTCAGGTCAAACATCGGAAACATCTGGGGTTGAACCATCAGAAAACCGTTTTGCTGTACGGGCAAGGATTGACGATTTTCGGTTCGTCAAACTGGACAGGCCCGTCTTCCAACTATCAACAGGAGCATAACTATTTTACGGTCAAGCCCTGGTTTTTTAATTTCTTCGTCAATGAATTCGAGCGCAAATGGAATTCCGATATTGAAATGGAACCGTTTGTTCCGCTGCCGCCGGATGCGCCGACCAGTCGCGTGCCTGCAAATGGCGCAACCGATCAACCAACCAGCCTGGCTCTCAGGTGGGAAGGCGGATACTGGGCGCACAAATATGATATTTATTTCGGCACCAATGCGACGCCTCCGTTAATCGCAGCCGATGTGCAAACCGGTTCGCCGGGACCCGGGACTGCCGAGACCTTCACGGTTTCGGGACTAGCTCCCGGTGTAACTTATTACTGGCGCGTCGTCGGAAAAACTATGGCAAACCGGACGGCTGGCAGTACGGTCATCAGCTTTATCACGGCATCGGGAAGTCCGCCCGCAAACCCGCCGACGGTGGCATCGGTGATGCCAACCTCTGGCGCTAATTTCGGCGGAACCACCGTAACCATTAGCGGGACGGGATTCGCAAGCGGCGCGTCAGTTAGTGTCGGCAACCTCGCGGCAACCAATATCAATGTTGTCGATAGTTCGACGATAACCGCGCGGGTTCCGGCGCATGCGAACGGTCTGGTGGATGTAGTCGTGGTCAACAGTAACGGCGGACGAGGCGCGTTGAGTGATGCATTTACTTATACCGGTTCGACCACTGCGCCACCGCCATTCATCAATTTAATCGCGCCCGAAACCGGCAATCCTGCGGGCGCAACTACGGTGACGATTACCGGTGCGAATTTCGTCACGGGTGCAACTGTACTCATTGGCGGTCAACCGGCGACGAATGTTTCGGTCACCAATAGCGGTTTCACGATTACCGCGACGACGCCTGCGCATGCAGCGGGTCTCGTAGATGTGGTCGTCACCAATCCCGATAATCAAAGTGTTTCGCGGCTCAATGCGTTTAAATATGTCGCGCCGCCTTCACCACCAACCATCAATTCGATTACCCCCAATAGCGGGTCTGCTAGTGGAGATACTTTAATCACCATCAGCGGAACCGATTTTACATATGGAGCGACGGTAAAAATTGATGGGGTGTTCGCGACTACGATAACCGTTTTAAACAGCACTACAATTACTGCAAGAACCCCGCCCCACAGCGCCGGTGCAGTTGATGTCGTGGTGGCCAATTATTATCAAGGGGCAAGTGTGACCGCTGCGGGCGGCTTTACCTATTCACCTTCCTCATCGACCATACCGACCATCACGTCGGTGACGCCCAATTCGGGAACCGTTGATGGTGGCACGCAAGTGACGATTAGTGGGACACAATTTGTGAGCGGCGCAACCGTCACTTTTGATGGCATTGCGGCGGCGAATGTGAATGTCGCAAGCAGCACGGCGATTACCGCAACCACCCCACCGCATAGTGTCGGGGGCGTCAGCGTCACGGTTACGAATCCGAATAATGAAAGCGCGACGCTCGGCGGCGGCTATATCTACACTTCATCAACGCCGTTGCCGGACGTGGTGCTCTATGCATCTGAGGCTGGTGTACGAGTCGGAAATTTCTCGGTGGTTGCGGATACCACGGCAGCCGGAGGCGCGGCGATTGCCAATGTCGATTTCGGCGCGCCAAAATTGATAACCGCGCTCGCCAGTCCCGCACACTATTTCGAGTTGACCTTCAATGCCCAAGGTGGCATTCCCTATCGCTTGTGGACACGCAGCAAGGCGGCAAATAATTCGCCTTATAATGATTCCTATTTCGTGCAGTTTTCCGATAGCGTCAACTCAACCAACGAGGCAGTTTTCCGAATCAATTCGACGGATTCAACGGTCATCAATCTGGAAGATTGTTCGGGGTGCGGGTTATCAAACTGGGGCTGGCAGGATAATGGCTGGGGCGTCGGGGCGATGGGGCCGGTCATCTATTTTCAGACTACCGGCACGCAAACCCTCCGCGTGCAAGCCCGCGAAGATGGTTTCTCGATTGACCAGATTGTCTTGTCGCCGCAAACCTATCTCAACAGTTCGCCCGGCGCGTTGAGAGATGACAACACCATCTTGCCTGAAACCGGGGTTCCGCCAGCAGCAACGCCAACCATCAATTCAGTCACGCCCAATTCCGGCTCAAGCGATGGCGGGACGGCAATCACCATCAGCGGAACCAATTTCGTAAACGGCGCGACCGTCACACTCGGAGGAACCGCGGCAACCAATGTCAGTGTGTTGAGCAGTACAACGATTAATGCGACTACACCTGCGCATGCAGCCGGAATCGTAAACCTAGTCGTAACCAATCCCGATAATCAAAGCGCGACGCTTACCAATGGCTTCACCTATAACGCGCCGCCCGCGCCTGCGCCGACCATTACCGGCATTTCACCAAACACTGGCACAGTAGCCGGTGGTTTGACGGTAACGATTTCCGGCACAGGTTTCGTTAGCGGCGCTACGGCGAGTTTTGGCGGAACACCCGCAACCAATGTCAATGTTGTAAGTGCCACTTCAATTACTGCAACAACGCCTGCGCACACCGCCGGGGCGGTGGACGTGACGGTTACCAATCCCGACAATCAAAGTGCGACGCTAACCAACGGATTTACTTATACAGGGTCATCGCCTGTGCCTTCGTTTGGACAGGTCTTTCTGGTGGTTGAAGAGAATCATCGTTATTCGGATGTGATTGGCAATCCGGCGATGCCCTACCTCAACACCCTGGCATCGAGATATGGACTCGCAACCAATTATTTTGCGAACACGCAACCGTCGATAGGCAACTACTTCTGGCTGACCACTGGACAGGTCATTACCAATGATTCAAATTTTTCGGGACCCGTAACCGTCGATAATATCGTTCGCCGTCTGATTGCGGATGGTAAGAGTTGGAAATCTTATGCAGAAAGTTTGCCATCGGTTGGTTACACAGGCGGCGATCAATACCCTTATGTTAAACGGCATAATCCGTTCGCTTATTTTTCGGATGTACTGGATTCGCCCCCGCAGACCAACAAACTGGTGCCGTTTGCGCAATTTGCCGATGATCTGGCAAATCAACAACTGCCCAACTATTCATTCATCGTTCCCAATCAATTGAACAACTCGCATGACTGTCCGCAGAGCACGCCCAATTGTACAGACACCGAAAAACTGGCGCGCGCCGATGGTTGGTTAAAAACCAATATTGACCCGTTGATTGCCAGCCCGCAATTTCAACAGGATGGTTTGCTGGTCATCGTATTTGATGAATCGGCAAATGACGATTTAGAGCACGGGGGTGGACACGTGGCGATGCTGGTGGTCAGTTCGCGCACTCGCCAGAATCATCAATCGACAACTTTTTATCAACATGAAAATACCCTGAGGCTCATTGCCGAAGCCTTAGGGCTGACGGCTTATCCGGGCGCTGCGGCAACTGCTGCGAATATGTCAGAGTTTTTCGGCGGTACGAATACTGCGCCCATCCTCACCGGGGTTACGCCGAACAACGGACTCATTAATGGAGGTACATCGGTCAGCATCAGCGGAACCGGTTTTGTGACCGGCGCAACGGTTAGTTTTGGTGGAGTTGCTGCCACCAATGTTACCGTCGTCGGCAGCACAACGATTACGGCGACGACGCCTGCACACGCAGGCGGGGCGGTGAATGTAACCGTCACAAATCCCAATAGTGAGAGCGCGACCTTAACCAATGGCTTCACCTATACGTCAACGGAAACCGTGTTATTAGCGGATGATTTCAATGACAATTTGCTCGATACCTCGAAATGGTTGAGCAATAGTGTTTTCAGCGGCTTTACGGATACCAGTGTCCTGGTGGTCGAAAAAAATCAGCGATTGGAAATCGGCGCGTTGAAACAGAATCTTTCGGGTTCGCATTACAATGGCGTGCGCTCTCAAACGATGTATAACTTTTCGGGTGGATATGTCTACGTTGAACTGCTGCAAGCGCCGGTTGCAACCACGGCTGCCGACGCGATGGTGACCATCGGCAAAGATGAAAATAACTATTATCGAATTTATGTCGAGTCCGGCAATCTCATTTGTCAGAAGAAGGTTGGCGGCGTAAAAACCAATTTATTCACCATGCCATATGATGCGGTTAATCATCGCTTCATGCAGATTCGCCATGATTCGGTAACCGGAAATGTGATTTTTGAAACGGCAACCGGGAGCGGTGGCGTACCGGGGAGTTGGGTGGTTCGCGCAACTCAAGCCTGGAACACTGCGAGTGTGCCACTTGCTTCAATGTTATTTGAATTGAAAGCCGGAACCTGGCAAGCCGAAGCGACAGCGCCGGGAACCGTGATTTTCGACAACTTTAAAGCTGCCAAACCCTGA
- a CDS encoding endonuclease/exonuclease/phosphatase family protein, translating into MGPVIYFQTTGTQTLRVQAREDGFSIDQIVLSPQTYLNSSPGALRDDNTLLPSTLGGGAPPPPNQPPQVTASASVTSGIAPLNVYFLGVATDSDGYITATNWDFGDGQTSNLLSPGHAYTAAGNFTARLTVTDNVGATASSTISITVTNPVQPPPTTGQQVRAISWNAQFGMGTDNVYDLNRQATYMANQSPDVIGMYEVEQSGVKNMPQQLTSLMSQRTGVTWNYYWVPKYPGCTEGNFILTKWQIVSTSYRYLSYQRSVAQATLNINGKVVNFFTTHLDPDSSGYRSTQINEMKNFMSGFAEPRIVAGDFNAGPDWPEIASMTANYFDSWNEAYNAGSALAYPDNPVVWMTRTRRGRIDYIFYSRGASNLTLTGTHIPDLRDLSRTPVQYIGTLDDKGVRPSDHNMMVATFQVR; encoded by the coding sequence GATGGGGCCGGTCATCTATTTTCAGACCACCGGCACGCAAACTCTTCGCGTGCAAGCCCGCGAAGATGGTTTCTCGATTGACCAGATTGTCTTGTCGCCGCAAACCTATCTCAACAGTTCGCCCGGCGCGCTAAGAGATGACAACACCTTGTTGCCCAGCACACTCGGAGGCGGCGCTCCACCTCCGCCCAATCAACCGCCGCAAGTTACTGCTTCAGCATCTGTGACCTCAGGGATTGCGCCGCTCAATGTCTATTTTCTCGGAGTCGCGACCGACTCGGATGGATATATCACGGCGACCAATTGGGATTTCGGTGATGGTCAAACATCGAACCTACTTTCTCCGGGTCATGCCTATACCGCTGCCGGAAATTTCACGGCGCGGCTTACGGTCACAGACAATGTCGGAGCCACTGCTTCCAGCACGATTAGCATAACCGTTACCAATCCTGTACAACCGCCACCTACAACCGGGCAACAGGTGCGCGCCATCAGTTGGAACGCGCAATTCGGCATGGGAACCGATAACGTTTATGATTTGAATCGTCAGGCTACCTATATGGCGAATCAATCACCCGATGTCATCGGCATGTACGAAGTTGAACAAAGCGGCGTGAAAAATATGCCGCAACAGTTGACCAGTTTGATGAGCCAGAGAACCGGTGTTACGTGGAATTATTACTGGGTTCCGAAATATCCCGGTTGCACCGAAGGCAATTTCATTCTGACCAAATGGCAAATTGTCAGCACCAGTTATCGCTATTTGAGCTATCAACGCTCGGTCGCTCAGGCAACCTTGAATATCAATGGTAAGGTGGTCAATTTCTTTACCACTCACCTCGACCCCGATTCGTCCGGCTATCGCTCGACGCAAATCAATGAGATGAAAAATTTCATGTCGGGATTTGCCGAACCTCGCATCGTTGCCGGTGATTTCAATGCCGGTCCCGATTGGCCGGAAATTGCTTCGATGACGGCAAATTATTTTGATTCGTGGAACGAAGCCTATAATGCCGGCTCAGCCCTGGCTTACCCGGATAATCCTGTAGTCTGGATGACGCGCACCCGTCGCGGTCGAATCGACTACATATTCTATTCAAGAGGCGCAAGCAACCTCACGCTCACCGGCACCCATATTCCTGACCTGCGCGATTTAAGCAGAACGCCGGTTCAGTATATTGGCACGCTCGATGATAAAGGCGTTCGCCCCTCGGATCACAATATGATGGTGGCAACGTTTCAGGTGCGGTAA
- a CDS encoding glycosyltransferase, whose protein sequence is MQLDVIIPTFNRQDLLPRTLKSLLEADLPQELTVHVNVVDNNSKDRTRQIVDEWMNRFDGRLHYLFEPIQGRSAALNKGILSTTGELVGMIDDDEEIHRQWYETVQKAFTHNHIDFIGGPYYPCWGAECPDWLPRKYAGVIGWIDGGSQVCPFNRSYPGILMGGNAVIRRAILTKVGLYSTALGRTDTHLLAGEDEEMYERLLNAGARGLYLPDLIIYHYIPPQRLTKSYFRKWCFWRGVSMGLLHRVHQRQSAIKQLWGIPRYLYGEALRGFKRKLQDALRLKIDSEQGFAGELAAWDLAGYLYGRHFYKPVATNKSTKGLAVISSV, encoded by the coding sequence ATGCAATTAGACGTAATTATCCCAACCTTTAATCGTCAGGATTTACTCCCACGCACCTTAAAAAGCTTGCTCGAAGCAGACCTGCCACAAGAGTTGACGGTTCACGTCAATGTTGTCGATAACAATTCCAAAGACCGCACGCGACAGATTGTTGATGAATGGATGAACCGGTTTGATGGGCGATTGCATTATCTCTTTGAACCCATTCAAGGGCGTTCAGCGGCGTTAAACAAAGGCATTTTATCCACCACCGGAGAACTGGTCGGCATGATTGACGATGACGAAGAAATCCATCGTCAGTGGTATGAGACTGTGCAGAAGGCGTTCACTCATAACCATATAGATTTTATTGGTGGTCCCTATTACCCCTGCTGGGGCGCCGAGTGTCCGGATTGGTTGCCGAGAAAATATGCCGGCGTCATCGGTTGGATTGATGGCGGAAGTCAGGTTTGTCCGTTTAACCGAAGTTACCCGGGCATTTTAATGGGCGGAAACGCGGTGATTCGTCGCGCCATTTTAACTAAAGTCGGATTGTATTCAACTGCGCTTGGACGCACCGATACACATCTGCTGGCGGGTGAAGATGAAGAGATGTATGAGCGGTTGTTGAATGCCGGGGCGCGCGGTTTATATCTGCCCGATTTGATTATCTATCATTACATCCCGCCGCAACGATTAACCAAAAGTTATTTTCGCAAATGGTGTTTCTGGCGCGGCGTATCAATGGGATTGCTTCACCGGGTACATCAACGACAATCCGCCATTAAACAACTTTGGGGCATTCCGCGATACCTTTATGGCGAAGCCCTGAGAGGCTTTAAAAGAAAATTGCAGGATGCACTGCGGTTGAAAATAGATTCCGAACAGGGCTTTGCAGGGGAATTAGCTGCCTGGGATTTAGCCGGTTACCTATACGGCAGGCATTTCTATAAACCTGTCGCCACGAATAAATCCACAAAAGGTTTGGCAGTTATCTCTTCGGTGTAA
- a CDS encoding ABC transporter permease, whose protein sequence is MATSDLINAGINRELSDATPRRVSVIRPPSLTRLNFIANLTKLFHYRDLLYTLTLHRIKVRYKQSLLGISWAILQPLSMMLIFTIIFSIFARMPSEGSPYALFAYAALLPWTFFSTALANATNALVSHTQLVTKVYFPREILPMTYVFASLFDFLIASTVLAGLMVYYRLSPTWNALYAVPILFILTCFATAMGLLFSATQVRLRDIGVAVPLLLQLWMFATPVIYPLSAVPGRLRMIYVLNPMVGIVENFRQTILNGASPDFYTLGISGLMALVLLIISYLYFKHTEATMADVI, encoded by the coding sequence ATGGCAACATCTGATTTAATCAACGCAGGAATCAACCGAGAGTTATCTGATGCCACACCTCGGCGGGTGTCGGTGATTCGTCCACCTTCGCTCACCCGACTAAATTTCATCGCTAACCTGACCAAACTTTTCCACTACCGGGATTTGCTCTATACCCTGACGCTGCACCGCATCAAGGTGCGTTACAAGCAATCTTTATTAGGGATTTCGTGGGCGATTTTACAACCGCTGTCGATGATGTTGATCTTCACCATCATCTTTTCGATTTTTGCCAGAATGCCAAGCGAAGGTTCGCCCTATGCGTTGTTTGCTTATGCCGCTTTGCTCCCCTGGACATTTTTTTCTACTGCCCTTGCGAATGCGACGAACGCCCTGGTCAGTCATACGCAACTGGTAACCAAAGTCTATTTCCCGCGAGAGATTCTCCCGATGACTTATGTTTTCGCTTCGTTATTCGATTTTTTAATTGCCTCGACGGTGCTCGCCGGGTTAATGGTGTATTACCGCCTTTCACCCACCTGGAATGCGCTTTATGCGGTGCCCATTCTATTCATCCTGACCTGTTTTGCCACGGCGATGGGATTGCTGTTTTCTGCAACCCAGGTGCGCTTGCGTGATATAGGGGTCGCGGTGCCGTTGCTTTTGCAACTGTGGATGTTTGCCACGCCGGTGATTTATCCGTTGAGCGCGGTTCCCGGACGTTTGCGAATGATCTATGTGCTCAATCCGATGGTTGGGATTGTCGAAAATTTTCGCCAAACCATTTTGAATGGCGCATCTCCCGATTTCTACACGCTGGGGATATCGGGTTTGATGGCGCTGGTCTTGCTGATTATTTCTTATCTCTATTTCAAACATACGGAAGCCACAATGGCGGATGTGATTTAA
- a CDS encoding ABC transporter ATP-binding protein translates to MADLLFNGVSKKYRIREDHETNGERRPLISKMQKLWHRKRDFWALREVSFEVERGESLGIIGHNGAGKSTILKLLSNITTPSKGEIKINGSLSALIEVGSGFHPELTGRENIYLNGSILGMRRREIARKLESIVEFAGIKPFLDLPVKRYSSGMYVRLGFSIAAHLEPDILLLDEVLAVGDLAFQAKCMQRIDDLRQAGTTIVFISHDLAAVQRLCKRVLLMQKGGIIARGSAMDVVNRYRQTASDFSPPDGHGLLITKSAEVTALNFYDAQGREVKVMKTGAEMRVKLDYFARERIEDCVFDICFYSANRELTCQFTTELKEDRIDIEPGQGTVEYHCPEIGLLPGIYYVDVTIKHRASPKGSHIDWQYQRAMLRVDPGNLVKGKFYMPHEWRHERPDVATSLRAEQFLNQTVS, encoded by the coding sequence ATGGCTGATTTGTTATTCAATGGTGTCTCAAAAAAATATCGGATTCGTGAAGACCACGAGACCAATGGTGAGCGCCGCCCACTAATTTCCAAAATGCAAAAATTATGGCACCGCAAGCGCGATTTCTGGGCGCTTCGCGAAGTCAGTTTTGAAGTGGAACGCGGTGAATCTCTCGGCATCATCGGGCATAACGGCGCGGGTAAAAGCACGATTTTAAAATTGCTCTCCAATATCACCACCCCGAGTAAAGGAGAGATAAAAATCAACGGCAGCCTTTCGGCGCTCATCGAGGTCGGTTCCGGATTTCACCCGGAACTGACTGGTCGTGAGAATATTTATTTGAATGGTTCGATTCTGGGTATGCGACGACGCGAGATTGCCCGCAAGCTTGAAAGCATTGTCGAATTCGCCGGCATCAAACCATTTCTCGATTTACCTGTAAAACGTTACTCATCGGGAATGTACGTTCGATTGGGCTTTTCAATTGCCGCGCATCTCGAACCGGATATTTTGTTGCTTGATGAAGTGCTCGCGGTTGGCGATTTGGCATTTCAGGCAAAATGCATGCAACGCATTGATGATTTGCGACAGGCGGGGACGACGATTGTGTTTATTTCGCATGACCTGGCAGCCGTTCAACGCCTGTGTAAACGTGTATTACTTATGCAAAAAGGCGGAATCATCGCCAGAGGGTCGGCAATGGATGTCGTGAATAGGTATCGCCAGACGGCATCCGATTTTTCGCCGCCCGATGGTCATGGACTACTCATTACCAAATCGGCGGAGGTCACAGCTTTAAATTTTTATGATGCGCAGGGCAGAGAAGTAAAGGTGATGAAAACCGGAGCCGAAATGCGCGTCAAGCTCGATTATTTTGCCCGCGAACGCATTGAAGATTGCGTTTTCGACATCTGCTTTTATTCAGCCAATCGGGAATTGACCTGTCAATTTACCACCGAATTAAAAGAAGACCGGATTGATATTGAACCGGGTCAAGGAACGGTTGAATATCATTGTCCCGAAATCGGATTGCTACCCGGTATCTATTATGTCGACGTGACCATCAAACATCGCGCCTCTCCAAAGGGAAGTCACATTGATTGGCAATATCAACGGGCGATGTTAAGGGTTGACCCCGGAAATTTGGTTAAAGGGAAATTTTATATGCCGCACGAATGGCGACATGAGCGACCGGATGTTGCGACGAGTCTCAGAGCGGAACAATTTCTCAATCAAACGGTTTCCTGA
- a CDS encoding glycosyltransferase — translation MPRPVKKSNLKYRKPKVVSVIIPCYNHAGFLQEAIDSVLQQTYKDFEILVIDDGSTDKTSAIAASFSAVRYVYQNNQGLSAARNRGISESLGEFLVFLDADDRLLPKALEIGVKALSLRPDCAFVYGRSQYINDKGKHIPVNYPEPVLTDHYLALLHSNHIWMPAQVMYRSKVFDEVRGFNPSISAAADYELYLRITRRFPVYNHLEIVAEYRQQLTSMSRNYRLMLTTTMRALNSQKPAIRDEPDYLNAYRAGKKLWQSYYGEGCVDQFRKDLRKPGRKAELFKAMIILLRYYPQGVVKHLRKKLTLMLKRPPEIRSTPSLK, via the coding sequence ATGCCGCGCCCCGTGAAGAAGTCAAATCTGAAATATCGCAAACCGAAAGTGGTTTCCGTCATCATTCCCTGCTATAACCACGCCGGTTTTTTGCAAGAAGCGATTGACAGTGTCTTACAACAAACCTACAAGGATTTTGAAATCCTCGTCATTGATGATGGGTCAACCGATAAAACTTCAGCAATTGCCGCGAGCTTTTCTGCGGTTCGTTATGTCTACCAAAATAATCAGGGGTTATCAGCGGCGCGCAATCGCGGCATCAGCGAAAGTCTGGGAGAGTTTCTGGTGTTTCTGGATGCCGATGATCGCCTGCTTCCCAAAGCTCTTGAAATCGGCGTGAAGGCATTAAGCCTCAGACCGGATTGCGCCTTTGTGTATGGGCGCAGCCAATACATCAATGATAAAGGCAAGCATATTCCGGTCAACTACCCTGAGCCGGTTTTAACCGATCACTACCTGGCGTTGCTGCACTCTAACCATATTTGGATGCCTGCGCAGGTGATGTATCGCAGCAAGGTTTTCGACGAGGTCAGAGGGTTTAATCCCTCAATCAGCGCCGCCGCTGATTATGAACTGTACCTGCGAATTACCAGGCGTTTCCCGGTTTATAACCACTTGGAGATTGTTGCCGAGTATCGCCAGCAACTTACCAGCATGTCGCGCAATTACCGGTTGATGCTCACAACCACCATGCGGGCGCTCAATTCTCAGAAGCCAGCTATTCGAGATGAACCCGATTATCTCAATGCCTACCGTGCAGGAAAAAAACTCTGGCAGTCTTACTACGGCGAAGGTTGCGTTGACCAGTTTCGTAAAGACCTGCGAAAGCCGGGACGAAAAGCCGAATTATTCAAAGCGATGATAATCCTGCTTCGATATTATCCGCAGGGTGTGGTCAAGCATTTAAGGAAGAAATTGACATTGATGTTGAAACGCCCACCCGAAATTCGCTCGACTCCCTCATTGAAATAA